The following is a genomic window from Variovorax paradoxus.
GTGCGCGAAGCACTGTCGGCCATCGGCGTGCAAGGCATCACGGTCACGGAGGTCAAGGGATTCGGTCGCCAGAAGGGCCACACCGAGCTGTACCGCGGCGCCGAGTACGTGGTCGACTTCCTGCCCAAGGTCAAGATCGAAGCGGCGGTGTCCGACGACCTCGTCGACCGCGTGATCGAAGCCGTCGAAGGCGCAGCCCGCACCGGCAAGATCGGCGACGGCAAGATTTTTGTCTACAACCTCGAGCAGGTCGTTCGCATCCGCACCGGTGAAACCGGCCGCGAAGCCCTCTGATCAGCCCGGAAAAAAACAACCATGAAAAAACTGCTTGTTTCTCTTGCGCTCGGCTTGAGCGTGCTCGCTGCCGGCACCGCCTCGTTCGCACAGGCGCCGGCGGCTGAAGCGCCGGCTGCCACGGCACCGGCTGCAACCGCCCCGGCTCCCGCTGCAGCCCCCGCGGCCGCGGCACCTGCCGCCGCCCCCGCTGCTGCTGCCGAAGCAGCGCCCGCCGCGGCTCCCGCTCCTTCGTTCAACAAGGGTGACACCAGCTGGATGATGCTGTCCACGCTGCTCGTCATCATGATGACCATTCCCGGCCTGGCGCTGTTCTACGGCGGCCTGGTGCGCAGCAAGAACATGCTGTCGGTGCTGATGCAGGTGATGGTCACCTTCTCGCTGATCGTCGTGCTGTGGCTCATCTATGGCTACAGCCTGGCCTTCACCGAAGGCAATGCCTTCATCGGCGGCTTCGACCGGCTCTTCATGAAGGGCGTGTTCGATCCGGCCACCGGCGTGTTCGCGCCCGGCGCCACCTTCAGCAAGGGTGTGTACATCCCCGAGCTGCTGTTTGCCGCCTTCCAGGCCACGTTCGCCGGCATTACCTGCTGCCTGATCGTGGGTGCCTTTGCAGAGCGCGCCAAGTTCTCGGCCGTGCTGCTGTTCATGGTGATCTGGTTCACCTTCAGCTATGCGCCGCTGGCCCACATGGTCTGGTTCTGGCTTGGCCCTGACGCCTACACCGCCGCCAACGTGGTGGATGCCAACAACGCCAAGGCCGGCCTGATCTGGCAATGGGGCGCGCTCGACTTCGCGGGCGGCACCGTGGTGCACATCAATGCAGCCGTTGCAGGCCTGGTCGGCGCCTACGTCATCGGCAAGCGCGTCGGATACGGCAAGGAAGCCTTCACGCCTCACTCGCTCACGCTCACCATGGTCGGCGCCTCGCTGCTGTGGGTCGGCTGGTTCGGTTTCAACGCAGGTTCGGCCCTCGAAGCCGGCACCAGCGCCGTGCTCGCCTTCATGAACACCTTTACCGCCACCGCCGCAGCAGTGCTTGCATGGTGCATCGGTGAAGCGCTGATGCGCGGCAAGGCCTCGATGCTGGGTGCCGCTTCGGGCGCCGTTGCAGGCCTCGTGGCCATCACCCCGGCCGCCGGCAACGTCGGCCTGATGGGCGCCATCATTATCGGCTTCATCGCCGGCTTCGCCTGCCTCTGGGGCGTCAACGGCCTCAAGAAGCTGCTCGGCGCTGACGACTCGCTCGACGTGTTCGGCGTGCACGGTGTCGGCGGTATCGTCGGCGCGCTGCTCACCGGCGTGTTCAACACCCAGGCACTCGGCGGCCCCGGCCTCGTGGGCGACTGGGTCACGGCCAGCGTGGTGTCCAACGGCATCGGCGCACAGGTCTGGATCCAGCTCAAGGGCGTGCTGCTGACCATCGTGTGGTCTGGCGTGGTGGCGTTCATCGCCTTCAAGATTGCCGATCTCACCATCGGCCTGCGTGTGTCGGAAGAAGAAGAGCGCGAAGTTCATCGCCTTCAAGATTGCCGATCTCACCATCGGCCTGCGTGTGTCGGAAGAAGAAGAGCGCGAAGGCCTCGACATCTCCTCGCACGGCGAGACCGCATATAACAGGTAACCCCCAAGCAATAGGCAACCCCCCAGTCTTCGCGCACTTCGTGTCGCTTCGCCAACCCCCCTGCTGGGGGCAACACCAGAGGCCCGGCAAAGCCGATTCCTCGGTGTTCCACGAAGGGGGCATACGAGGCGCGGGCTGGTGGTGAGAAGAAGAAAAACAGTAACGATTTTTCAGCGAGTCTCCTTTGGATGTTCAGCCCGCGAGCGCTTCGGCGCCAGCGGGCTTTTTTTTGTCTGCGGGGCGGCGGATGCACAATGCCGGGATCATGTGGACCACCCTCGAAGACAGCCTTTGCGAACTCGGCGAATCGCCGTTCTGGCACCCGCACGAACGCTCGCTTTACTGGCTCGACATTCCGGGGCGCGCGGTGCTGCGCACGCGCGGGGAAATCGGCATGCCCGACGCCAAGGTGGAGCGCTGGGCGTTGGCCACCGAGCCAGGTTGCATGGCTCCGGCGCGGAGCGGCGGGCTGGTGATTGCGCTGCGCGACGGCATCTACCGGGCGCGCGAGTGGGGTGGTGAACTGGTTGCGGTGGCGCGTGTGGAGCACGACGCGCGCACCATGCGCTTCAACGACGGCAAATGCGATGCGCTGGGCCGTTTCTGGGCCGGTTCGCTCAACGAGGCCAAGGACCAGGCCAACGCCGCACTCTATTGCTTCGATGCCCGCACCGACACCGGTGTGTCGCCCACGTTGACGCAAATGGCCAACGAGTCCACCACCGGCAACGGGCTCGCTTTCTCGCCCGATGCCAGCACCCTCTACTGGGCCGACACCGCCGCACATGTGGTGTGCGCCTGGGACTGGGGCTCCGAGGCCAATTCGCTTTCGCACGCACGCGTGTTCCACCAGTTCGAGCCGAAACCCCAGGGCTGGACGCCCGATTCATCCCTGCGCTACGAAGGTCGGCCCGATGGCGCGACGGTCGACGCAGAGGGCCACTACTGGGTTGCGATGTTCGAAGGGGCACAGCTGCTGCGCCTCGCGCCGTCCGGTGAAATCGTGGCTTCTGTTCCCGTTCCTGTTCAGTGCCCGACCATGCCGTGTTTTGGTGGGGACGACTTGAAGACGCTCTTCGTCACCAGCGGGCGCAAGGGCCGGCCTGCTGCAGAGATCGAGCGGTTGCCTGCATCGGGTACGGTGATTTCCATGCGCGTCGATGTGCCTGGATTGCCTGTCAGCTTCTTTGAGGACTGAGGTGAGCCATTCACGGCGGCTGTTGATCGGCGGTTCACCAGCAGCGCGCCCCGGTGCACAGGGCATCGGGTGCTCCGCGCAGCGAAATAAAGGAGGAGGGGCGCAGCCCCGGGGGACATTCGCGGAGGGGAGTACCCGGTGGCCTTTGCACAAGCCCTGGACAGCGGCGACAACAAAACCCCCCGGAGGTTAGACAAGTGGCCCTCCAGCACATCCCACCCATCCAGTGCCTTTTGACTTTCGAAGCCGTGGCAAGGCTGCGCAATGCCGGCAGAGCCGCGGACGAACTGTGCGTTACGCCAAGCGCCGTGAGCCACCGCATCCGGCAACTCGAATCGCATGTCGGCTTCAAGCTCTTCGGCCGCAGCGACTTCAGCCTCACGGCTGACGGCGCCGCCTACTTGGCCAACGTGCGCACCGGCCTTGCGGCGCTGCAAGCCATGCCCACCGGCAATGCGGCGCAGCAACGCGCCACCCGCCTGCGCATTGCAGTCACGCCCACCTTCAGCCGGCAGTTCCTCATGCCGCGGCTCGAACTGTTCCGCAACATCTATCCGGACATCGAGCTGGTGCTGCAGGTGTCCATTCCACTGCTCGACGTGACCGCCGAGCAGGCCGATCTTGAAGTGCGCTACGGCACCGGCGCATACGCCGACTGCGAACACCGGCTCCTGCTCGAAGAAGAAGTGGTGCCCGCCTGCAGCCCGAGCTTCCTCAACGAGTTCGGGCCCTTCGACGGCTTTCGTACCGCCGCCGAGATTGCCGGCGCACGCCTCATTCGCAGCCCGCTCGAGCCCTGGAACACCTGGTTCGCAAGCTGCGGTATCGACCAGCCCGAGCCGCACGTCGGCTCGCAATTCAATGACCTGGGCCTGGTCTACGACGCGGCCGCCAGCGGATTCGGCGTGGCCCTCGTGCGGCTGAAAATGGGCGCCGCATGGCTCGAATCGGGCCGGCTGGTGCCGCTGTCTGACAGGCCCGTGCCATCGCCGCACCGACACACCATCTGCTGGCAGCCCGGCACGCTCGACCGCTGGGAATGCGCAGCCTTT
Proteins encoded in this region:
- the glnK gene encoding P-II family nitrogen regulator, whose amino-acid sequence is MKLVTAIIKPFKLDEVREALSAIGVQGITVTEVKGFGRQKGHTELYRGAEYVVDFLPKVKIEAAVSDDLVDRVIEAVEGAARTGKIGDGKIFVYNLEQVVRIRTGETGREAL
- a CDS encoding SMP-30/gluconolactonase/LRE family protein; the encoded protein is MWTTLEDSLCELGESPFWHPHERSLYWLDIPGRAVLRTRGEIGMPDAKVERWALATEPGCMAPARSGGLVIALRDGIYRAREWGGELVAVARVEHDARTMRFNDGKCDALGRFWAGSLNEAKDQANAALYCFDARTDTGVSPTLTQMANESTTGNGLAFSPDASTLYWADTAAHVVCAWDWGSEANSLSHARVFHQFEPKPQGWTPDSSLRYEGRPDGATVDAEGHYWVAMFEGAQLLRLAPSGEIVASVPVPVQCPTMPCFGGDDLKTLFVTSGRKGRPAAEIERLPASGTVISMRVDVPGLPVSFFED
- a CDS encoding LysR substrate-binding domain-containing protein, with product MALQHIPPIQCLLTFEAVARLRNAGRAADELCVTPSAVSHRIRQLESHVGFKLFGRSDFSLTADGAAYLANVRTGLAALQAMPTGNAAQQRATRLRIAVTPTFSRQFLMPRLELFRNIYPDIELVLQVSIPLLDVTAEQADLEVRYGTGAYADCEHRLLLEEEVVPACSPSFLNEFGPFDGFRTAAEIAGARLIRSPLEPWNTWFASCGIDQPEPHVGSQFNDLGLVYDAAASGFGVALVRLKMGAAWLESGRLVPLSDRPVPSPHRHTICWQPGTLDRWECAAFVDWLAQSLR